The following are from one region of the Mauremys reevesii isolate NIE-2019 linkage group 2, ASM1616193v1, whole genome shotgun sequence genome:
- the KLF10 gene encoding Krueppel-like factor 10 isoform X2: protein MSMSSCVERNPFPQNFSGNCRIKEEGIEMITEKQNNNRRSWNNTAEKSDFEAVEALMSMSCNWKSDFKKYAELRPITPASDMSEETDDNLLPGAADFHAIPAFCLTPPYSPSDFEMSQVIHLPAAAPSAVQCRLFPDISKPVPSATFKETEKSPASRPMKAQATSVIRHTADAQLCNHRTCPVRAASVLKYQDNTSAETNIQNNGTAKQNPPCAIVSSNRAPYKSDKLPVLEEKTSAALAVSPLSLIQTSTSRPQPVPGSVQQSSTIVSSPAVKASRVSPVPVICQMVPLSTNNSVVTAIVPNTPSSQQSTLCQPMVFMGTQVPKGAVMFVVPQPVVQNTKAPIISPNGTRLSPIAPAPGFTPSAAKITPPIDSSRIRSHICNYPGCGKTYFKSSHLKAHVRTHTGEKPFSCSWKGCDRRFARSDELSRHRRTHTGEKKFACPMCDRRFMRSDHLTKHARRHLSAKKLPNWQMEVSKLNDIVVPPASTPAQ, encoded by the exons atgaGTATGAGCAGTTGTGTTGAGAGGAACCCCTTTCCACAGAATTTCAGTGGCAACTGCAGAATCAAG gaGGAAGGAATAGAGATGATTACTGAAAAGCAAAACAATAATAGACGTTCCTGGAACAATACCGCTGAAAAGAGTGATTTTGAAGCTGTAGAAGCCCTTATGTCTATGAGCTGCAACTGGAAATCAGACTTCAAAAAATATGCTGAACTGAGACCTATAACACCAGCATCTGATATGTCGGAAGAAACTGATGATAACCTGCTACCTGGTGCAGCTGACTTTCATGCAATACCAGCATTT tGCTTGACTCCACCCTACAGCCCTTCTGATTTTGAGATGTCTCAAGTAATtcatctgccagcagcagcgccatCTGCTGTACAATGCAGGTTATTCCCTGATATTTCAAAGCCTGTTCCTTCAGCAACTTTTAAAGAGACTGAAAAGTCTCCAGCATCAAGACCAATGAAAGCTCAAGCAACAAGTGTTATTCGCCACACAGCTGATGCTCAGCTTTGTAATCACAGAACATGTCCAGTGAGAGCAGCTAGTGTATTGAAGTATCAGGACAATACTTCAGCGGAAACAAATATACAGAATAATGGAACTGCAAAACAAAATCCACCTTGTGCAATTGTGTCATCAAACAGAGCACCTTACAAAAGTGACAAACTGCCAGTTTTAGAAGAAAAAACAAGTGCAGCACTAGCTGTCAGTCCACTGTCCCTGATCCAGACTTCAACCAGTAGACCTCAGCCTGTTCCTGGATCAGTACAGCAGTCATCGACGATAGTATCTTCACCTGCTGTGAAAGCGAGTCGTGTCTCACCTGTGCCAGTAATTTGCCAGATGGTTCCTCTATCTACTAACAACTCTGTTGTAACAGCAATAGTGCCCAACACTCCTTCTAGCCAACAATCAACCCTTTGCCAGCCTATGGTGTTCATGGGAACTCAAGTTCCTAAAGGTGCCGTTATGTTTGTTGTGCCCCAGCCGGTTGTGCAGAACACAAAGGCTCCAATCATTAGTCCAAATGGCACTAGACTCTCTCCTATTGCTCCTGCTCCAGGTTTTACACCTTCTGCAGCAAAAATCACTCCACCGATTGACTCGTCAAGAATAAGAAGCCACATTTGCAACTATCCAGGATGTGGAAAGACTTATTTCAAGAGCTCTCATTTGAAGGCCCATGTGAGAACACACACAG GAGAAAAGCCTTTTAGCTGTAGTTGGAAAGGCTGTGACAGGAGATTTGCACGATCTGACGAACTGTCTCGGCATCGCAGAACGCATACCGGTGAGAAGAAGTTTGCTTGCCCAATGTGTGATCGGCGGTTCATGAGGAGTGACCATTTAACAAAGCATGCACGGCGGCATTTGTCAGCTAAGAAGCTACCAAACTGGCAAATGGAAGTGAGCAAGCTAAATGACATTGTTGTGCCACCTGCATCTACACCTGCGCAGTGA
- the KLF10 gene encoding Krueppel-like factor 10 isoform X3, protein MLNFAASLYQPAEEGIEMITEKQNNNRRSWNNTAEKSDFEAVEALMSMSCNWKSDFKKYAELRPITPASDMSEETDDNLLPGAADFHAIPAFCLTPPYSPSDFEMSQVIHLPAAAPSAVQCRLFPDISKPVPSATFKETEKSPASRPMKAQATSVIRHTADAQLCNHRTCPVRAASVLKYQDNTSAETNIQNNGTAKQNPPCAIVSSNRAPYKSDKLPVLEEKTSAALAVSPLSLIQTSTSRPQPVPGSVQQSSTIVSSPAVKASRVSPVPVICQMVPLSTNNSVVTAIVPNTPSSQQSTLCQPMVFMGTQVPKGAVMFVVPQPVVQNTKAPIISPNGTRLSPIAPAPGFTPSAAKITPPIDSSRIRSHICNYPGCGKTYFKSSHLKAHVRTHTGEKPFSCSWKGCDRRFARSDELSRHRRTHTGEKKFACPMCDRRFMRSDHLTKHARRHLSAKKLPNWQMEVSKLNDIVVPPASTPAQ, encoded by the exons ATGCTGAATTTCGCAGCTTCCCTCTACCAGCCAGCT gaGGAAGGAATAGAGATGATTACTGAAAAGCAAAACAATAATAGACGTTCCTGGAACAATACCGCTGAAAAGAGTGATTTTGAAGCTGTAGAAGCCCTTATGTCTATGAGCTGCAACTGGAAATCAGACTTCAAAAAATATGCTGAACTGAGACCTATAACACCAGCATCTGATATGTCGGAAGAAACTGATGATAACCTGCTACCTGGTGCAGCTGACTTTCATGCAATACCAGCATTT tGCTTGACTCCACCCTACAGCCCTTCTGATTTTGAGATGTCTCAAGTAATtcatctgccagcagcagcgccatCTGCTGTACAATGCAGGTTATTCCCTGATATTTCAAAGCCTGTTCCTTCAGCAACTTTTAAAGAGACTGAAAAGTCTCCAGCATCAAGACCAATGAAAGCTCAAGCAACAAGTGTTATTCGCCACACAGCTGATGCTCAGCTTTGTAATCACAGAACATGTCCAGTGAGAGCAGCTAGTGTATTGAAGTATCAGGACAATACTTCAGCGGAAACAAATATACAGAATAATGGAACTGCAAAACAAAATCCACCTTGTGCAATTGTGTCATCAAACAGAGCACCTTACAAAAGTGACAAACTGCCAGTTTTAGAAGAAAAAACAAGTGCAGCACTAGCTGTCAGTCCACTGTCCCTGATCCAGACTTCAACCAGTAGACCTCAGCCTGTTCCTGGATCAGTACAGCAGTCATCGACGATAGTATCTTCACCTGCTGTGAAAGCGAGTCGTGTCTCACCTGTGCCAGTAATTTGCCAGATGGTTCCTCTATCTACTAACAACTCTGTTGTAACAGCAATAGTGCCCAACACTCCTTCTAGCCAACAATCAACCCTTTGCCAGCCTATGGTGTTCATGGGAACTCAAGTTCCTAAAGGTGCCGTTATGTTTGTTGTGCCCCAGCCGGTTGTGCAGAACACAAAGGCTCCAATCATTAGTCCAAATGGCACTAGACTCTCTCCTATTGCTCCTGCTCCAGGTTTTACACCTTCTGCAGCAAAAATCACTCCACCGATTGACTCGTCAAGAATAAGAAGCCACATTTGCAACTATCCAGGATGTGGAAAGACTTATTTCAAGAGCTCTCATTTGAAGGCCCATGTGAGAACACACACAG GAGAAAAGCCTTTTAGCTGTAGTTGGAAAGGCTGTGACAGGAGATTTGCACGATCTGACGAACTGTCTCGGCATCGCAGAACGCATACCGGTGAGAAGAAGTTTGCTTGCCCAATGTGTGATCGGCGGTTCATGAGGAGTGACCATTTAACAAAGCATGCACGGCGGCATTTGTCAGCTAAGAAGCTACCAAACTGGCAAATGGAAGTGAGCAAGCTAAATGACATTGTTGTGCCACCTGCATCTACACCTGCGCAGTGA
- the KLF10 gene encoding Krueppel-like factor 10 isoform X1 — protein MEREEGIEMITEKQNNNRRSWNNTAEKSDFEAVEALMSMSCNWKSDFKKYAELRPITPASDMSEETDDNLLPGAADFHAIPAFCLTPPYSPSDFEMSQVIHLPAAAPSAVQCRLFPDISKPVPSATFKETEKSPASRPMKAQATSVIRHTADAQLCNHRTCPVRAASVLKYQDNTSAETNIQNNGTAKQNPPCAIVSSNRAPYKSDKLPVLEEKTSAALAVSPLSLIQTSTSRPQPVPGSVQQSSTIVSSPAVKASRVSPVPVICQMVPLSTNNSVVTAIVPNTPSSQQSTLCQPMVFMGTQVPKGAVMFVVPQPVVQNTKAPIISPNGTRLSPIAPAPGFTPSAAKITPPIDSSRIRSHICNYPGCGKTYFKSSHLKAHVRTHTGEKPFSCSWKGCDRRFARSDELSRHRRTHTGEKKFACPMCDRRFMRSDHLTKHARRHLSAKKLPNWQMEVSKLNDIVVPPASTPAQ, from the exons ATGGAGAGA gaGGAAGGAATAGAGATGATTACTGAAAAGCAAAACAATAATAGACGTTCCTGGAACAATACCGCTGAAAAGAGTGATTTTGAAGCTGTAGAAGCCCTTATGTCTATGAGCTGCAACTGGAAATCAGACTTCAAAAAATATGCTGAACTGAGACCTATAACACCAGCATCTGATATGTCGGAAGAAACTGATGATAACCTGCTACCTGGTGCAGCTGACTTTCATGCAATACCAGCATTT tGCTTGACTCCACCCTACAGCCCTTCTGATTTTGAGATGTCTCAAGTAATtcatctgccagcagcagcgccatCTGCTGTACAATGCAGGTTATTCCCTGATATTTCAAAGCCTGTTCCTTCAGCAACTTTTAAAGAGACTGAAAAGTCTCCAGCATCAAGACCAATGAAAGCTCAAGCAACAAGTGTTATTCGCCACACAGCTGATGCTCAGCTTTGTAATCACAGAACATGTCCAGTGAGAGCAGCTAGTGTATTGAAGTATCAGGACAATACTTCAGCGGAAACAAATATACAGAATAATGGAACTGCAAAACAAAATCCACCTTGTGCAATTGTGTCATCAAACAGAGCACCTTACAAAAGTGACAAACTGCCAGTTTTAGAAGAAAAAACAAGTGCAGCACTAGCTGTCAGTCCACTGTCCCTGATCCAGACTTCAACCAGTAGACCTCAGCCTGTTCCTGGATCAGTACAGCAGTCATCGACGATAGTATCTTCACCTGCTGTGAAAGCGAGTCGTGTCTCACCTGTGCCAGTAATTTGCCAGATGGTTCCTCTATCTACTAACAACTCTGTTGTAACAGCAATAGTGCCCAACACTCCTTCTAGCCAACAATCAACCCTTTGCCAGCCTATGGTGTTCATGGGAACTCAAGTTCCTAAAGGTGCCGTTATGTTTGTTGTGCCCCAGCCGGTTGTGCAGAACACAAAGGCTCCAATCATTAGTCCAAATGGCACTAGACTCTCTCCTATTGCTCCTGCTCCAGGTTTTACACCTTCTGCAGCAAAAATCACTCCACCGATTGACTCGTCAAGAATAAGAAGCCACATTTGCAACTATCCAGGATGTGGAAAGACTTATTTCAAGAGCTCTCATTTGAAGGCCCATGTGAGAACACACACAG GAGAAAAGCCTTTTAGCTGTAGTTGGAAAGGCTGTGACAGGAGATTTGCACGATCTGACGAACTGTCTCGGCATCGCAGAACGCATACCGGTGAGAAGAAGTTTGCTTGCCCAATGTGTGATCGGCGGTTCATGAGGAGTGACCATTTAACAAAGCATGCACGGCGGCATTTGTCAGCTAAGAAGCTACCAAACTGGCAAATGGAAGTGAGCAAGCTAAATGACATTGTTGTGCCACCTGCATCTACACCTGCGCAGTGA